The genome window ATGAAATAACcaggaataaaatgaaattaaaaaaaactacatCATTTACGTCAAATTAAATTCAACAGCATGTTTGGTGAATCCACTGCCCAAGAAGGACTATTTGCAGAGACTGGAAGAAATGGAATTATGCCATGCATAACTGATTAGAATTACTCCGCGCATGATTCTGGCCTGAGTGTGCGAATCTAAACACATTAGACTGTACatgagaggtagagaaaaacatcTTGATTTctatcatttaaaaaacaacaacaaacaaacaaaaacaaaaaacctggagagagaggtatattgagtgagagacagagacgaggaggagagagagagagggggggggtggagagagagagattgagtgagagacaaagatatgagagagagagggggtgaagagagagatagagtgagagtgacagagacatgagaaagagagagagagggtggagagagagagagagagtgagagacagacagagacatgggagagagagagagggtggagagagagagagtgagagacagacagagacatgagagagagagggggtggagagagagagatagagtgagagacagacagagacatgggagagagagagggggggtggagagagatagagtgagagacagagacatgggagagagagagggggtggagagagagagagtgagagacatgggagagagagggggtggagagatagagagagagtgagagactgagacatgAGAGATAgagggcggtggagagagagagagtgagagacagagacatgggagagagaggggggagagagagatagagtgagagacagacagacatgggagagagggaggggggggagagagatagagtgagagacagagagacatgggagagagagagggggtggagagagatagagtgagagacagagagacatgggagagagggagggggtggagagagatagagtgagagacagagagacatgggagagagggagggggtggagagagatagagtgagagacagagagacatgggagagagggagggggtggagagagatagagtgagagacagagagacatgggagagagggagggggtggagagagatagagtgagagacagagagacatgggagagagggagggggtggagagagatagagtgagagacagagagacatgggagagagggagggggtggagagagatagagtgagagacagagagacatgggagagagggaggggggggagagagatagagtgagagacagagagacatgggagagaggggggagagagagatagagtgagagacagacagacatgggagagagagagagagagagggtggagagagagatatagagtgagagacagacagagacatgagagagagagaggggggtggggtggatagagaatgacagactgagagatagagagggggggtggagagagagagagtgagagacagacagacatgggagagagagagggggggtggagagatagagtgagagacagagacatgagagagagggcgcgggggggggggggggggggggggtgcacctATCATTCCAGTAATAATGAATGATGTATCATGTGGCAGACGACGTGTTCAAACACAAACCCCACAACAGTGTTACAGTACCCAACACTTTTCCGCTGCATTCTGTTTAGCATGATGGACATATGGAGAGTCTTGAACAAACTGTGgcaaacaagtaaaaaaacaaacaaacaaaaacaaataagaatGACTTTCAAATCattgtagaagaaaaagaaaaaaaaaacaccaacaaaatatTAACATGATTGCTTATCCAGTATGACTGaacaatattgtgtgtgttgccttattgtgttttattattactgttgcgCGTATTGTCATAACGATTTGAGCAGTTCTTGATACGGGTGTAGGCgatgttctggtgtgtgtgtgtgtgtgtgtgtgtgtgtgtgtgtgtgtgtgtgtgtgtgtgtgtgtgtgatgttaccaCTCTTGTTGTGTAACAGCCTCATAACCCTAACTCTTGACAGATAAAAGAGTACATTCTGTTTCGTTCCTCGTTCATCAGATCGTGGCAGTCGATCTATAATCATCATTTCTCCAAGCTGATTTCTTGTGTTCGGCAGGACAAATCTTGCCtgtgtgttggttggtctgtGTCGCATCATCGGCGATCTGGTTCACAGGTGTGTTCTGTCCTCAAGGCTAAAACACCTCCATaggtgtgttctgtccaaaacagCCCCTAACAGGTGTGTTCTGTCCTCAGGGCTAAAACACCTCCATaggtgtgttctgtccaaaacagGCCCTAACAGGTGTGTTCTGTCCTCAAGGCTAAAACACCTCCATaggtgtgttctgtccaaaacagGCCCTAACAGGTGTGTTCTGTCCTCAGGGCTAAAACACCTCCAcaggtgtgttctgtccaaaacagGCCCTAACAGGTGTGTTCTGTCCTCAGGGCTAAAACACCTCCATaggtgtgttctgtccaaaacagCCCCTAACAGGTGTGTTCTGTCCTCAAGGCTAAAACACCTCCATaggtgtgttctgtccaaaacagCCCCTAACAGGTGTGTTCTGTCCTCAGGGCTAAAACACCTCCATaggtgtgttctgtccaaaacagGCCCTAACAGGTGTGTTCTGTCCTCAGGGCTAAAACACCTCCATaggtgtgttctgtccaaaactAGCCCCCAAACAGGTGTATTTTGTCCTCACGCCAAAAACATCCCTAcatgtgtgttctgtccaaaaaGGCCCCTAACAGGTGTGTTCTGTCCTCAAGGCTAAAACACCTCCATaggtgtgttctgtccaaaacagCCCCTAACAGGTGTGTTCTGTCCTCAGGGCTAAAACACCTTCATaggtgtgttctgtccaaaacagCCCCTAACAGGTGTGTTCTGTCCTCAAGGCTAAAACACCCTCAcaggtgtgttctgtccaaaacaaCCTCTAACAGGTGTGTTCTGTCCTCAGGGCTAAAACACCTCCAcaggtgtgttctgtccaaaacagCCCCTAACAGGTGTGTTCTGTCCTCAGGGCTAAAACACCTCCATaggtgtgttctgtccaaaacagGCCCTAACAGGTGTGTTCTGTCCTCAGGGCTAAAACACCTCCAcaggtgtgttctgtccaaaacagGCCCTAACAGGTGTGTTCTGTCCTCAGGGCTAAAACACCTCCAcaggtgtgttctgtccaaaacagCCCCTAACAGGTGTGTTCTGTCCTCAAGGCTAAAACACCTCCATaggtgtgttctgtccaaaacagCCCCTAACAGGTGTGTTCTGTCCTCAAGGCTAAAACACCCTCAcaggtgtgttctgtccaaaacagGCCCTAACAGGTGTGTTCTGTCCTCAGGGCTAAAACACCTCCATAGGTGTGTTCTGTTCAAAACAGCCCCTAACAGGTGTGTTCTGTCCTCTAGGCTAAAACACCTCCATaggtgtgttctgtccaaaacagGCCCTAACAGGTGTGTTCTGTCCTCAGGGCTAAAACACCTCCATaggtgtgttctgtccaaaacagGCCCTAACAGGTGTGTTCTGTCCTCAGGGCTAAAACACCTCCATaggtgtgttctgtccaaaacagCCCCTAACAGGTGTGTTCTGCCCTCAGGGCTAAAACACCCTCAcaggtgtgttctgtccaaaacagCCCCTAACAGGTGTGTTCTGTCCTCAAGGCTAAGACACCTCCATaggtgtgttctgtccaaaacagCCCCTAACAGGTGTGTTCTGTCCTCAAGGCTAAAACACCTCCATaggtgtgttctgtccaaaacagGCCCTAACAGGTGTGTTCTGCCCTCAGGGCTAAAACACCCTCATaggtgtgttctgtccaaaacagCCCCTAACAGGTGTGTTCTGTCCTCAGAGCTAAAACACCCTCACAGGTGTGTTTTGTCCAAAACTAGCCCCCTAACAGGTGTGTTCTGTCCTCAAGGCTAAAACACCTCCATAGGTGTGTTCTGTCCAATACTAGCCCCCAAACAGGTGTATTTTGTCCTCACGCCAAAAACATCCCTACacgtgtgttctgtccaaaacagCCCCTAACAGGTGTGTTCTGTCCTCAAGGCTAAAACACCCTCAcaggtgtgttctgtccaaaacagGCCACCAACAGGTGTGTTCTGTCCTCAGGGCTAAAACACCTCCATaggtgtgttctgtccaaaacagGCCCTAACAGGTGTGTTCTGTCCTCAGGGCTAAGACACCTCCATaggtgtgttctgtccaaaacagCCCCTAACAGGTGTGTTCTGTCCTCAAGGCTAAAACACCCTCAcaggtgtgttctgtccaaaacagCCCCTAACAGGTGTGTTCTGTCCTCAAGGCTAAAACACCCTCATaggtgtgttctgtccaaaacagCCCCTAACAGGTGTGTTCTGTCCTCAAGGCTAAAACACCCTCATaggtgtgttctgtccaaaacagCCCCTAACAGGTGTGTTCTGTCCTCAAGGCTAAAACACCTCCATaggtgtgttctgtccaaaacagGCCCCCACGAGGTGTATTTTGTCCTCAAGGCTAAAGACCCAACacgtgtgttctgtccaaaacagGCCCCCAAGAGGTGTATTTTGTCCTCAAGGCTAAAGACCCAACacgtgtgttctgtccaaaacagGCCCCCACGAGGTGTATTTTGTCCTCAAGGCTAAAGACCCAACacgtgtgttctgtccaaaacagGCCCCCATGAGGTGTATTTTGTCCTCAAGGCTAAAGACCCAACATGTGTGTTCTGCTTAAAACAACCCTATAAGTATGTAATGTCCAAAAAAGCTTCTAATGGATGTGTTTTGCTCTCACGCCAAAACACCTGACTGGTGTGTTCTTTACAAAACAACCTCAACAGATGTGTTTTGTCCTGACGCCTAAAGCACCCAACATGTGTGTACTATCCAaaacacccccagccccacccccagcccaacaGGTTGTGTTCTGTCCtcgcaccacacccacactccttcACCtgtcgcccacccccacccccacatcactgTCCCCAGTCCAGCCCTTACCACCCAGTGGGGTTGAACTCCAGAGGCTTCCTCTTCGGCATCCTCTGTGACTGCCGACGGCGAGACACCCTTCTCTGAGAGCTTCTGCCGCCACTGCCGCTTCGCTTCCCTTCCTGCCACTCGGCCATTTCCGGAACCAGTTTGACGTCATCCTCGGCAAGGTCCGCGGCCATCTTGGGAGAAACGAagtcatcctcccccctctccaaaaAGTCGGGGTCGTCAAGCCTGGCCAGAAGACCCTGAAGAAGGACGCCAAGGGGTTGCTGGGGCAGCCGGCGCGTGGATCGCTTCCGCCTCCAGCCTGTCGGGTTGAACTTGGGGGCCATCCGTTTCTCGCTGTCGCCACGGGCTCTCCGCGCGCCGTCCGCGAGCATCTGTCGGAgtgtggtggcggaggaggaggaggaggaggaggaggagggtgaggggccGGCAAGGTCACGTGAGAGAGCAGGGTGTCCCCGGTACCAGTGAGCCATGCGGGGCCAGTTCACCCGGTCGTTCTCCGACAGCAGCTTCAGCACCGCCGCCAccactgcctccccctctctccccaccggCCCTGACAGCAGGCGGAAAAAATTCTCCACAAAATCTGAAGAGCAGCCATCTTtgtcaccctcctcttcctcctccctctcagcGGAAGTGGCAGTGGGGTCCACGGAGCGAGCTGATCGCTGATTGGCTGAGGCGCTTACGGAAGCGGAAGTAGAGGGAACGAGGGAGGAAGTAGACATGGCGGCGGTGGTTGCAGCGttgacgtggaggaggaggaggaggaggaagaggaggaggggggtggcccttgaggggaggggggaggaggggtggtgtggcaTTGTCCGTTGTCAGGGAAGGGGTGGGCTATGAGTGTGGAGgttctgaaatcacacacacacacacacacacatatagcaaaTGTCAAAGAAAATCAATCCAGAATTAAAACATaattgaagagagacagaaagagagagagagagaaaaaaaatgaatgaattttatttcacaGAGTAACAGAATAatcaacaatgctttttttttctcatccagccctcaaaaaagagaaaattcggggggggggggggggaggcgggggctgAAGAAaataatcttttaaaaaaaaattcaaaaaatggCAAATAACACCACATAAAgtcaaacgagaaaggaaaaaatgaaagcagacagagagagacagacacacacacacacacacacacacacacacacacacacacacacacacacacacacacacacacacacacacacacacacacacacacacacacacacagacacacacacacacacacacacacacacacacacacacacacagagacacagagagagagagagagagagagagagagagagagagagagagagagagagagagagcagaaatcaACCAGTGCTGAACCGACAATACACAGCTGCAAACGTTcttcatgttttcttcttcttcttcttcttcttcttcttcttctcctcctcctcctcctcctccttctccttcttcttcttcttcctctcctcctccccctcctccttcttcttcttcttcttcttcctctcctcctcctcctccttcttcttcttcctctcctcctccccctcctccttcttcttcttcttcttcttcttcttcttcttcttcttcttcttcttctttttcttcttcttcttcttctttttcttcttcccctcctcctcctcctccttcttcttctcctcctcctccttcttcttcactcatcatcatcttcttcttcttcttttcctcctcctcctcctcttcttcttcttcttctcctcctcctcctccttctccttcttcttcctctcctcctcctcctccttttcttcttcttcttcttcttcttcttcttcttcttcctctcctcctccttcttcttcttcctctcctcctccttcttctttttcttcttcttcttcttcttcttcttcttcttcttctagatcctctcctcctcttcctcctccttcttcttttttcttcttcttcttctcctcctcttcctcctcttcctcctcattctcctcctcctcctcctccttcttcttcttcttcttcttcttcctctcctcctcctccttcttcttcttcttcttcttcccctcctcctcctcctcctccttcttcttctcctcctcctcctccttcttcttcttcttcttcactcatcatcatcatcttcttcttcttcttttcctcctcctcctcctcttcttcttcttctcctcctcctcctccttctccttcttcttcctctcctcctcctcctcctccttcttcttcttctcctcctcctccttttcttcttcttcttcttcctctcctcctccttcttcttcttttttttttcttcttcttcctctccttctcctcctcctcctcctcctccttcttcttcttcttctttttcttcttcttcttcctctcctcctcctcctccttcttcttctttcttcttcttcttcttctcctcctcctcctcctccttcttcttcttcttctctttatcgaGCCCAGGTGCTGCAGTGACCGCCACATTGAATTAAGACAGGAGTATACAGAGGCACTGTTGCCATAGGGTGTTTTACGTGTTGTCAATACACAGGACCACTCTTTCTTCCTAGTTTCtgggggttgcggggtgggggggtgggggggggaccggggggggatGAAGGACTAGAACCCAGGACACCATTGCTTGCAGTCCActacagggagggaggaagagcaaCAGAAAAAAATTCGCTGACCAACTTCATCCAGGGGCCCCATTCGACTCCTTTgctttattgtcatcatcatcggcatcgtcgtcgtcatcgtcgtcgtcgtcaacaccaccaccaccaccactaccatcatcatcatcgttgtcgtcatcgtcatcatcctcgtccttctcctcttcatcgtcatcatcatcgtagtcgtcgtcgtcgtcatcatcaccaccaccaaccatcatcatgatcgtcgtcgtgGTCATCGTCAACACCATCCTCATTTTTataaatcatcaccatcaacaccatcttcatcttcatcacaatCGCCGtagccaccatcatcatcatcatcataaccatcatcatcatcatcaccatcatcatcatcatcatcaccaccttcatcatcattacgaccatcctcatcatcggtcacaatcgtcatcatcatcatcatcatcaccatcagcaactTCACTTTCGCTGAAGACAAGCAACAGACTGCCACGTATTTAAATACATCACTTCAGGCATACCACATTATGATGcttattcgctttttttttttctttgctttttttctttttatcacaacagatttctctgtgtgaaattcgggctgctctcccgcatcgctacactacagcgccacccatttttttgtattttttcctgcgtgcagttttattggttttccctatcgaagtagatttttctacagaatttcgccagaaacaacctttttgttgccgtgggttcttttacgtgcgctaagtgcatgctgcacacgggaccttggtttattgtctcatccgaatgactagcgtccagaccaccactcaaggtctagtggagggggagaaaatatcggcggttgagccgtgattcgaaccagcgcgttcagattctctcgcttccgaggcggacgcgttacctctaggccatcactccacatttattcattcattcatctatctatttatttatccatttattcaatttgtttatttctttcttttttttaagtttaattgTTTGTTCAATGACTgattttttattcattcgtttgttcgtgaATTCAACCTCACCTGGGGGGTGCGAATTCTCAAATCTGAACAAGATCTGAAAACTTTCAGTGTCATGAGCTGATGTTTGTCTCTGAAATCGTTGGTcggtttgtgtttgcttgtttgtttgtttatcgatggtttgtttgtttgtttgtttgttgtttttcagtgattTGCCGAACACGGCATCCTCAACTGACGACGAGTGGTCTAAAGTTAGTTGTGGTCAAATATTTGCTGCCAATGTTGGCGTGATTTTGGAATTTGGAGCCACCTCATTGGGAATTCAGGGTCATGTTGAAACgattatccctccctctccctccctctctctcttctgtctgtctgtctcttcttcttcttcttcttcttcttcttcttccctctctctctctctctctctctctctctctctctctctctctctctctctctctctctctctcctgtgtgtctttctcttcttcttcttcttcttcttcttcttcttcttcttcttcttcttcttcttcttctctctctctctctctctctctcctgtgtgtctgtctcttcttcttctttttcttcttcttcttcttccctctctctctctctctctctctctctctctctctctttcctgtcctgtgtgtctgtctcttcttcttcttcttccctccctccctctctctctctctctctctctctctctctctctctcctgtgtgtctgtctcttcttcttcttccctctctctctctttttctctctccctctctttctttctctctctctctttcctgtgtgtctgtctcttcttcttcttcttccaccccctctctctctttcctgtgtgtctcttcttcttcttccctctctctctctctctttctttctttctctctctctctttcctgtgtgtctgtctctcttcttcttctctctttctctctatttctctgtcactgtctccctctttaGTCTGTCTCCACCTTCgcgctcctcctccctctctctctccctctctttctctctgcttccgtctctatctcccctctctttctccatcactctccctctcctctcccctccctctcttctctcactctcctccattctctga of Babylonia areolata isolate BAREFJ2019XMU chromosome 30, ASM4173473v1, whole genome shotgun sequence contains these proteins:
- the LOC143275515 gene encoding uncharacterized protein LOC143275515, yielding MPHHPSSPLPSRATPLLLFLLLLLLHVNAATTAAMSTSSLVPSTSASVSASANQRSARSVDPTATSAEREEEEEGDKDGCSSDFVENFFRLLSGPVGREGEAVVAAVLKLLSENDRVNWPRMAHWYRGHPALSRDLAGPSPSSSSSSSSSATTLRQMLADGARRARGDSEKRMAPKFNPTGWRRKRSTRRLPQQPLGVLLQGLLARLDDPDFLERGEDDFVSPKMAADLAEDDVKLVPEMAEWQEGKRSGSGGRSSQRRVSRRRQSQRMPKRKPLEFNPTGW